A single Anatilimnocola floriformis DNA region contains:
- a CDS encoding YidC/Oxa1 family insertase periplasmic-domain containing protein, whose translation MDRRFVTFLVVTFLIWTAFLAGKQMFAPPKPIAKNQPKAVQPADDPAEKPADPDAKIGDPEKTAPEKTPTDPPATENPSDPKVAPADTEPRPAIIPRQRVMIGSLDPKSPYGMLVTLDSQGAAVERVELTDPRYKDIEDLGGYCGHLGFEVIGRSTKDNVIQTVGPGTPAASAVPVDSTKPVGLKPGDVIRDANGTPIERGEQFEKWLHDKTKPGQSVEVTVDRVNAGKVESLVYKLSLIRRPLEMIRPETRTTVNKSQVTDPLSFLLSLETLQGVTVKGNQDEIRGLPSFHESNWELGEQSESSVVFTKTLTADDLKKIGRTGSLKVTKRYSVPQAAEGTKTPAQKYHLDLAVGVENTGDEQLAVAYRLDGPNGIPLEGWWYSTKMHRDMFKGAGARDVLFQLGKQPHHLVGTPLIYDHAKKAIKGKTSIEYPLIDQANTEPMTFTGVDAQFFAAMIIPKGTGEAPSDKPIHFARAAALPMHNVEQLTKTRIRTTNTSVRLVTARESVDAGQSLKHHYQVFLGPKDPEILKPYGLESIIEYGWQYAAYPAKMLAGLLHWLYAITGNYGVSIVLLTVLVRTCMLPFSIRQARSAKLMQEISAKLKPELNALKEKYKDDPLKQHQATSELMKKHGMPNPMAGCLLVFFQLPVFVGLYRCLSVDINLRDANLFSTWEWASNLAGPDKLFYWQNSMPSFIADPADGWLGPFFNVFPLITIALFILQQKLFTPPPTDEQQEMQQQMMFMMSLMMGVFFYKVPAGLCLYFITSSLWSVAERTLLPKSKPVDPNTIDSKVVAENKEKMSARTARREKKKR comes from the coding sequence GTGGATCGACGTTTTGTTACTTTTCTGGTCGTCACCTTCCTGATTTGGACGGCGTTTTTGGCCGGCAAACAAATGTTTGCCCCGCCTAAGCCCATCGCCAAAAATCAGCCCAAAGCCGTCCAGCCAGCCGATGATCCGGCCGAGAAACCCGCCGATCCTGACGCCAAAATTGGCGATCCAGAGAAAACTGCGCCGGAGAAAACGCCCACCGATCCGCCAGCGACCGAGAATCCGAGCGATCCTAAGGTCGCCCCCGCCGATACCGAGCCGCGCCCCGCCATCATTCCACGCCAGCGCGTGATGATCGGTTCGCTCGATCCCAAGAGCCCGTACGGCATGCTCGTCACGCTCGATAGCCAGGGTGCCGCGGTCGAACGGGTCGAACTGACCGACCCCCGCTACAAAGACATCGAAGACCTCGGCGGTTATTGCGGTCATCTCGGCTTTGAAGTGATCGGCCGCAGCACCAAGGACAACGTCATTCAAACCGTCGGCCCGGGCACACCGGCGGCTAGCGCGGTGCCGGTCGATAGCACCAAGCCGGTCGGCTTGAAGCCCGGCGATGTCATTCGCGATGCCAACGGCACGCCGATCGAGCGCGGCGAGCAGTTTGAAAAATGGCTGCACGACAAAACCAAGCCGGGCCAATCCGTCGAAGTGACGGTCGACCGCGTCAACGCCGGCAAAGTGGAGTCGCTGGTTTACAAGCTCTCGCTGATCCGCCGCCCGCTCGAAATGATCCGCCCCGAAACACGGACCACGGTCAACAAATCGCAAGTCACCGACCCACTGTCGTTCCTGCTCTCGCTCGAGACGCTGCAGGGAGTGACGGTGAAGGGCAATCAGGACGAAATTCGCGGCCTGCCGTCGTTCCACGAAAGCAACTGGGAACTCGGCGAACAAAGCGAGAGCAGCGTCGTCTTTACCAAGACACTGACGGCAGACGACCTGAAAAAGATCGGCCGCACCGGTTCGCTGAAAGTGACCAAGCGTTATTCCGTGCCGCAAGCAGCTGAAGGCACGAAGACGCCGGCGCAGAAGTATCACCTCGACCTTGCGGTCGGCGTGGAAAACACCGGCGACGAGCAACTCGCCGTGGCCTATCGCCTCGACGGACCAAACGGCATTCCGCTCGAAGGTTGGTGGTACAGCACGAAGATGCACCGCGACATGTTCAAGGGCGCTGGTGCCCGCGACGTGCTCTTTCAGCTCGGCAAGCAACCACATCACCTCGTCGGCACGCCGTTGATTTACGATCACGCCAAGAAAGCGATCAAAGGCAAAACGTCGATCGAGTATCCGCTGATCGATCAAGCCAACACCGAGCCGATGACCTTCACCGGCGTCGATGCACAGTTCTTCGCGGCCATGATCATTCCCAAGGGAACCGGTGAAGCGCCCAGCGACAAGCCGATCCATTTTGCTCGTGCTGCCGCACTGCCGATGCACAATGTCGAGCAACTCACCAAGACGCGGATCCGCACCACGAACACCAGCGTCCGGCTCGTGACAGCGCGCGAAAGCGTCGATGCCGGCCAATCGCTCAAACATCACTATCAGGTTTTTCTCGGGCCGAAAGATCCAGAGATTCTCAAGCCCTACGGCCTCGAGTCGATCATCGAGTACGGCTGGCAATACGCCGCCTATCCCGCCAAGATGCTCGCCGGTCTGTTGCATTGGCTGTATGCCATCACCGGCAACTACGGCGTGTCGATTGTGCTGCTGACGGTTCTCGTGCGAACCTGCATGTTGCCATTCAGCATCCGCCAGGCTCGCTCTGCCAAGCTGATGCAAGAGATTTCAGCAAAGCTCAAGCCAGAGCTCAACGCTCTGAAGGAAAAATACAAAGACGATCCCCTCAAGCAACATCAAGCCACCAGCGAGCTGATGAAGAAGCACGGCATGCCGAACCCCATGGCGGGTTGCTTGCTGGTCTTCTTTCAGCTGCCAGTGTTCGTCGGTTTGTATCGCTGCTTGAGCGTCGATATCAACCTCCGCGATGCGAACCTCTTCTCGACGTGGGAGTGGGCTTCGAACCTCGCCGGCCCTGACAAGTTGTTCTATTGGCAGAACAGCATGCCGTCGTTCATCGCCGATCCTGCCGATGGTTGGCTGGGACCGTTCTTCAACGTCTTCCCGCTGATCACCATCGCGCTCTTCATTCTGCAGCAAAAGCTCTTCACGCCGCCACCGACCGATGAGCAGCAAGAAATGCAGCAGCAAATGATGTTCATGATGAGCCTTATGATGGGCGTCTTCTTCTACAAGGTGCCCGCCGGCCTCTGCTTGTACTTCATCACGTCGAGCCTGTGGAGCGTCGCCGAACGGACCTTGCTGCCGAAGTCGAAGCCTGTCGATCCGAACACGATTGACAGTAAGGTCGTGGCCGAGAACAAAGAGAAAATGTCCGCTCGCACCGCGCGGCGCGAAAAGAAGAAGCGCTAA